A genomic segment from Lutibacter sp. A80 encodes:
- the nusA gene encoding transcription termination factor NusA: protein MENLALIESFSEFKGDKNIDRVTLMSILEEVFRAALKRKFGSDDNFDIIINPDKGDLEIWRNRVVVADGMSEDDNEEIELSEARLIEPDFEIGEDVSEEVKLIDLGRRAILALRQNLISKIHEHDSTNTFKHFKELEGDIYSAEVHHIRHNAIILLDDDGNEIVLPKSEQIRSDYFRKGESVRGIIKTVELRGNKPVIILSRTSPQFLEKLFEQEIPEVFDGLITIEGVARIPGEKAKVAVDSYDDRIDPVGACVGMKGSRIHGIVRELGNENIDVINYTKNTQLFISRALSPAKVVSMKIHEEEGREDGKKGRVDVFLLPEEVSKAIGKNGVNIRLAAQLTGFELDVQREGVEAEDDVELTEFSDEIEAWIIQEFKKIGLDTARSVLEKDVAELLKRTDLEEETILEVQKILKEEFED from the coding sequence ATGGAAAATTTAGCATTAATTGAATCATTTTCAGAGTTTAAAGGAGATAAAAACATAGATAGAGTTACGCTAATGTCAATACTTGAAGAAGTATTTAGAGCTGCTTTAAAAAGAAAATTTGGATCTGATGATAACTTTGATATTATTATTAACCCAGATAAAGGTGATTTAGAAATATGGAGAAATAGAGTTGTTGTAGCTGATGGAATGTCTGAAGATGATAATGAAGAAATAGAACTTTCAGAAGCAAGACTAATTGAGCCTGATTTTGAAATTGGAGAAGACGTTTCTGAAGAAGTAAAATTAATTGATTTAGGAAGAAGAGCAATTTTAGCATTACGTCAAAACCTTATTTCAAAAATACACGAACACGATAGTACAAATACGTTCAAACATTTTAAAGAATTAGAAGGAGATATTTACAGTGCCGAAGTACACCACATTCGCCACAACGCAATTATATTACTAGATGATGATGGAAACGAAATTGTTTTACCAAAAAGCGAACAAATTCGTTCAGATTATTTTAGAAAAGGAGAATCAGTTCGTGGTATCATTAAAACAGTAGAATTACGTGGTAACAAACCTGTTATAATATTATCTAGAACTTCACCTCAATTTTTAGAAAAATTATTTGAGCAAGAAATTCCAGAAGTATTCGACGGTTTAATTACTATAGAAGGTGTTGCTAGAATTCCAGGAGAAAAAGCGAAAGTAGCAGTAGATTCTTACGACGATAGAATTGACCCAGTTGGAGCTTGTGTAGGTATGAAAGGTTCTCGTATACACGGAATTGTTCGTGAATTAGGAAACGAAAATATTGATGTAATTAATTATACAAAAAACACACAACTATTTATTTCTAGAGCATTAAGCCCTGCCAAAGTTGTTTCTATGAAAATTCATGAAGAAGAAGGTAGAGAAGATGGCAAAAAAGGAAGAGTTGACGTATTTTTATTACCAGAAGAAGTTTCTAAAGCAATTGGTAAAAATGGTGTAAACATTCGCCTAGCAGCTCAATTAACAGGCTTCGAATTAGACGTACAACGCGAAGGTGTTGAAGCTGAAGACGATGTAGAATTAACTGAATTCTCCGATGAAATTGAAGCTTGGATAATTCAAGAATTTAAAAAGATAGGTTTAGATACAGCACGTAGTGTACTTGAAAAAGATGTAGCTGAACTTTTAAAAAGAACTGATTTAGAAGAGGAAACTATTCTAGAAGTTCAAAAAATATTAAAAGAAGAATTTGAAGATTAA
- the gldB gene encoding gliding motility lipoprotein GldB: MNKILILLSVLLVSISCKKEMKINVDVSNINVDVEIDRFEQLFYTTTANSLPKIKSKYPYLFPVYNSDSIWLEKINNKDEIELFKKTQEVFGDFKDQKLEIETLFKHIKYYDSSFKSPKIITLVTDLDYESKVIYADSLLFVSLDMYLGKDNPMYIDFPAYISRNFEKSQLVVDIAAEISKKHINPARKRQFLDIIINEGKRMYLIESYLPNHSKSSLIGYTPVEYQWAEANESGIWKYFIENKLLYSSDSDLRARFIDKAPFSKFFIDIDKETPGSIGVWLGWQIVKAYMNNNNVTLQQLLHTNADEIFNKSRYKPKK, translated from the coding sequence ATGAATAAAATTTTAATACTGTTATCAGTTTTATTAGTAAGTATTTCTTGTAAAAAAGAAATGAAGATTAATGTAGATGTTTCAAATATTAATGTAGATGTTGAAATTGATAGGTTTGAACAGCTATTTTACACTACAACAGCTAACTCTTTACCTAAAATAAAAAGTAAATATCCTTATTTATTTCCGGTTTATAATTCAGATAGTATTTGGTTAGAGAAAATTAATAATAAGGATGAAATTGAACTTTTTAAAAAAACACAAGAGGTTTTTGGAGATTTTAAGGATCAAAAATTAGAAATTGAAACTTTATTTAAGCATATAAAATATTATGATAGTAGTTTTAAATCTCCTAAAATTATTACGTTGGTTACAGATTTAGATTATGAAAGTAAAGTAATATATGCCGATAGTTTATTGTTTGTTTCTTTAGATATGTATTTAGGTAAAGATAATCCGATGTATATTGATTTTCCTGCATATATTTCTCGAAATTTTGAAAAATCACAATTGGTAGTAGATATTGCTGCAGAAATAAGTAAAAAACATATTAATCCAGCTAGAAAAAGGCAATTTCTGGATATTATAATTAATGAGGGTAAACGAATGTATTTAATTGAAAGTTACCTTCCAAACCATTCAAAATCTAGTTTGATAGGGTATACACCTGTTGAATATCAATGGGCTGAAGCTAATGAATCTGGAATCTGGAAATATTTTATTGAAAATAAATTGTTGTATAGTTCGGATTCTGATTTAAGGGCGCGTTTTATAGATAAAGCACCTTTTTCTAAATTTTTTATAGATATAGATAAAGAAACTCCAGGAAGTATTGGTGTTTGGTTAGGTTGGCAAATTGTAAAAGCTTATATGAATAATAATAATGTAACTTTGCAGCAATTATTGCATACTAATGCAGATGAAATTTTTAACAAATCTAGATACAAACCAAAAAAATAA
- the rlmN gene encoding 23S rRNA (adenine(2503)-C(2))-methyltransferase RlmN — MSTKKDIRALTKTELRDFFIENNEKAFRGNQVYEWLWSKSAHSFEEMTNISKETRHMLETHFVINHIEVDDMQRSSDGTVKNAVRLHDGLVVESVLIPAGSRTTACVSSQVGCSLDCNFCATARLKKMRNLNPDEIFDQVAAINQESLLYYNHKLSNIVFMGMGEPLMNYNNVLKSIEKITSEEGLGMSPKRITVSTSGVPKMIKKLADDEVKFNLAVSLHSAIDEVRSRIMPFSKAFPLVDLKESLEYWYAKTNSRVTYEYVVWEGINDTKEAISALVKFCKYVPCKVNLIEYNPIDDGEFQQARPQAIDDYISILEMNDIIVNVRRSRGKDIDAACGQLANKKS; from the coding sequence ATGAGTACAAAAAAAGACATACGCGCATTAACCAAAACCGAATTACGAGATTTTTTTATTGAAAATAATGAAAAAGCTTTTAGAGGAAATCAGGTTTATGAATGGTTGTGGAGTAAAAGTGCGCATTCTTTTGAAGAAATGACCAATATTTCAAAAGAAACACGACACATGCTTGAAACTCATTTTGTAATTAATCATATAGAAGTTGATGATATGCAGCGTAGTTCCGACGGAACTGTAAAAAATGCTGTGCGTTTGCACGATGGCTTAGTGGTAGAATCTGTTTTAATTCCTGCAGGAAGTAGAACCACTGCTTGTGTGTCTAGTCAAGTAGGCTGTAGTTTAGATTGTAATTTTTGTGCAACTGCACGCTTAAAGAAAATGCGAAATTTAAACCCAGACGAAATTTTCGATCAAGTTGCAGCAATAAACCAAGAAAGTTTGTTGTATTACAACCATAAATTATCAAACATTGTTTTTATGGGAATGGGTGAACCTTTAATGAATTATAACAATGTATTAAAATCTATAGAAAAAATTACTTCAGAAGAAGGCTTAGGAATGTCTCCAAAAAGAATTACAGTTTCAACTTCTGGAGTTCCTAAAATGATAAAAAAATTAGCAGATGATGAGGTTAAATTTAATTTAGCTGTTTCGTTACATTCTGCAATTGATGAAGTTAGATCAAGAATAATGCCTTTTAGTAAAGCATTTCCATTAGTAGATCTAAAAGAATCTTTAGAATACTGGTATGCAAAAACCAATAGTAGAGTAACCTACGAATATGTTGTTTGGGAAGGAATTAACGATACTAAAGAAGCTATAAGTGCCTTAGTAAAGTTTTGTAAATATGTGCCTTGTAAAGTTAATTTAATTGAATATAATCCAATTGATGATGGCGAATTCCAACAAGCAAGACCTCAAGCAATAGATGATTATATTAGTATTTTAGAAATGAATGATATAATTGTAAATGTTAGAAGAAGTAGAGGTAAGGATATTGATGCAGCTTGTGGTCAATTGGCAAATAAAAAAAGCTAA
- the rimP gene encoding ribosome assembly cofactor RimP encodes MDKNKIINLVDQAIEENPELFLIDLKFLPDNKIYVEVDGDNGIALNECIRISRAVEHNLDREEEDFSLEVTSPDIANPLKIKRQYIKNIDRTLQVKLKDNSTVEGKLNNVNEEDIELEWKAREPKPIGKGKVTVIKKAIIPFVDILEAKVKVIF; translated from the coding sequence ATGGATAAAAATAAAATTATAAATTTAGTAGATCAAGCAATAGAAGAAAACCCAGAGTTATTTTTAATTGATCTTAAATTTTTACCGGACAATAAAATTTATGTTGAAGTAGATGGTGATAATGGTATTGCTCTAAACGAATGCATACGAATTAGCCGAGCCGTAGAACATAACTTAGATAGAGAAGAAGAAGATTTTTCTTTAGAAGTAACATCTCCAGACATAGCAAACCCTCTAAAGATAAAACGACAATACATAAAAAATATAGATCGTACATTACAAGTTAAGTTAAAAGATAATTCTACAGTTGAAGGAAAACTTAACAACGTAAATGAAGAGGATATTGAGCTAGAGTGGAAAGCACGTGAACCAAAACCAATAGGTAAAGGAAAAGTTACAGTTATAAAAAAAGCAATAATACCTTTTGTGGATATTTTAGAAGCAAAGGTGAAAGTAATATTTTAA
- the nadE gene encoding NAD(+) synthase: MNTEKVVEHIVEWLKEYATSAKVNGFVIGISGGIDSAVTSTLCAKTGFPVLCVEMPIHQGENQVSRAKEHILHLKNNFKNVNSTVVNLTTSFEEFKSVVPTIENTATVNMSLANTRARLRMTTLYYFAGLYGYLVAGTGNKVEDFGVGFFTKYGDGGVDLSPIADLMKSEVYKIAEFLGVPTSIQKAAPTDGLFGDSRTDEDQIGASYNELEWAMNQAELGKTINDFENREKEIFSIYKNRNNANKHKMVAIPVCKIPKELK, from the coding sequence ATGAATACTGAAAAAGTTGTTGAACATATTGTTGAATGGTTAAAAGAATACGCAACAAGTGCAAAAGTAAATGGATTTGTAATTGGGATTTCTGGAGGAATAGATTCTGCAGTTACATCTACACTATGTGCTAAAACTGGATTTCCAGTTTTATGTGTAGAAATGCCAATTCACCAAGGAGAAAACCAAGTTTCTAGAGCAAAAGAACATATTTTACATTTAAAAAATAATTTTAAAAATGTGAATTCAACTGTGGTGAATTTAACAACTTCATTTGAAGAATTTAAATCTGTTGTACCAACTATTGAAAATACAGCTACAGTAAATATGTCTTTAGCAAATACACGAGCTAGATTACGTATGACTACATTATACTATTTTGCAGGTCTTTATGGATATTTAGTTGCTGGAACTGGTAATAAAGTTGAAGATTTTGGCGTTGGTTTTTTTACAAAATATGGAGATGGTGGTGTAGATTTAAGTCCTATTGCCGATTTAATGAAATCTGAAGTTTATAAAATTGCTGAATTTTTAGGCGTACCTACAAGCATACAAAAAGCGGCACCTACTGATGGTTTATTTGGAGATAGCAGAACTGATGAAGATCAGATTGGAGCAAGTTATAATGAACTAGAATGGGCTATGAATCAAGCAGAATTAGGCAAAACTATTAATGATTTTGAAAATAGAGAAAAAGAAATTTTTTCTATTTATAAAAACAGAAACAATGCCAACAAACACAAAATGGTAGCTATACCCGTTTGTAAAATACCAAAAGAATTAAAATAA
- the infB gene encoding translation initiation factor IF-2 encodes MADNKTLRLNKVLRELNISLDRAVEHLTSHGYDIEARPTTKISNEEYNVLLDGFQTDRNKKAASKEVSEEKRKEKEALRIALEEKMEKQRLEEEAKKVVVKAKAEKLELKTIGKIDIEHKKEEPSTPKVEDTKPVVEEIKKEVPPKPEVPKEVIAETPKVKEKKQEEKTVAPKEIQKEVVKETPKVVKKDVLKSQKATPKKEIIKTEKPKIVEPVAKKEEKPVKEEKTTEPSTPQTIETKYKKLSGPKITGKTIDLKQFEKPKKKKPEATAKKDNGTDANKKKRRRIVKKANPTGGNRRPGGQQNRGGHQRGPLRGGPRKPIVKEEPTEAEVQKQVRETLEKLQGKSKKGKGAKYRRDKRDQHRHQTEIDQELQAAESKILKVTEFVTVSEIATMMNIPVTNIISTCMSLGMMVTMNQRLDAETLTIVADEFDYTVDFIGAEVEESIEEHLDTEEELEGRAPVITVMGHVDHGKTSLLDYIREENVIAGESGGITQHIGAYGVELKSGQKIAFLDTPGHEAFTAMRARGGQVADIVIIVVAADDDVMPQTKEAISHAQAAGVPIIFAINKIDKPTSNPEKIKEQLSQMNLLVEDWGGKIQSHDISAKTGLGVDDLLEKVILEAEMLDLKANPNKNAVGTVVEALLDKGRGYVSTILVQEGTLKIGDFMLAGKHSGKIKAMFDERGKNMKSAGPSTPVSILGLDGAPQAGDRFHIFEDEKEAKQLATKRSQLQREQSVRTQRHITLDEIGRRIALGEFKELNIILKGDVDGSVEALTDSFQKLSTDEIQVNIIHKGVGAITESDVLLASASDAIIVGFNVRPSGNARLLADNEEIDVRTYSIIYDAINDLRDAMEGMLSAEIKEEVTGNVEIREVYKISKVGNIAGCMVTSGKIFRNSKIRIIRDSVVIHSGELSSLKRFKDDAKEVAKGYDCGIQIKNYNNIEIGDVIEAYQEVEVKKKLKRN; translated from the coding sequence ATGGCTGACAACAAAACATTGAGACTAAACAAAGTATTACGCGAATTAAACATTTCGTTAGATAGAGCCGTTGAGCACTTAACAAGTCATGGATATGACATTGAGGCGCGACCGACAACAAAAATATCTAACGAGGAGTACAATGTATTACTGGATGGTTTTCAAACTGACAGAAACAAAAAGGCAGCTTCAAAAGAGGTAAGTGAAGAAAAGCGAAAAGAAAAAGAAGCGCTAAGAATTGCTCTTGAAGAAAAGATGGAAAAACAACGTCTTGAAGAAGAAGCAAAAAAAGTTGTTGTTAAGGCTAAAGCTGAAAAATTAGAATTAAAAACAATTGGTAAAATAGATATTGAACATAAAAAGGAAGAACCAAGTACTCCTAAAGTTGAAGATACAAAACCAGTTGTTGAAGAAATTAAAAAAGAAGTACCTCCAAAACCTGAAGTACCTAAAGAAGTAATTGCTGAAACTCCAAAAGTTAAAGAGAAAAAGCAAGAAGAGAAAACTGTAGCTCCTAAAGAAATACAAAAGGAAGTTGTTAAAGAAACTCCGAAAGTAGTTAAAAAAGATGTACTAAAATCTCAAAAAGCAACACCTAAAAAGGAAATTATTAAAACAGAAAAACCAAAAATTGTTGAGCCTGTTGCAAAAAAAGAAGAAAAACCTGTAAAAGAAGAAAAAACTACAGAACCTTCTACACCTCAAACAATTGAAACAAAATACAAAAAATTATCAGGGCCTAAAATTACAGGTAAAACAATTGATTTAAAACAATTTGAAAAGCCTAAAAAGAAAAAACCTGAAGCTACAGCTAAAAAAGACAATGGTACAGATGCAAATAAAAAGAAGCGTCGTAGAATTGTTAAAAAAGCAAATCCTACTGGAGGAAATAGAAGACCTGGAGGACAACAAAATAGAGGTGGACACCAAAGAGGTCCTTTAAGAGGTGGCCCTAGAAAACCTATTGTTAAAGAAGAACCTACTGAAGCAGAAGTACAAAAACAAGTTAGAGAAACTCTAGAAAAACTTCAAGGTAAATCTAAAAAAGGAAAAGGAGCAAAATATAGACGTGATAAAAGAGATCAACACCGTCATCAAACTGAAATAGATCAAGAATTACAAGCTGCAGAAAGTAAAATTCTAAAAGTAACTGAATTTGTTACTGTTAGTGAAATTGCAACTATGATGAATATTCCAGTTACAAATATTATTTCTACTTGTATGTCGTTAGGAATGATGGTAACTATGAATCAACGATTAGACGCTGAAACGCTAACAATTGTTGCAGATGAATTTGACTATACAGTTGATTTTATTGGTGCTGAAGTAGAAGAATCAATAGAAGAACACTTAGATACTGAAGAAGAATTAGAAGGAAGAGCACCTGTTATTACTGTAATGGGACACGTAGATCATGGTAAAACATCTTTATTAGATTATATTCGTGAAGAAAACGTAATTGCAGGAGAATCTGGTGGTATTACACAACATATTGGAGCTTATGGAGTTGAATTAAAAAGTGGACAAAAAATAGCATTTTTAGATACACCTGGTCACGAGGCCTTTACGGCAATGCGTGCACGTGGTGGACAAGTAGCTGATATTGTAATTATTGTAGTTGCTGCTGATGATGATGTAATGCCGCAAACAAAAGAAGCAATTAGTCACGCACAAGCTGCTGGAGTACCAATTATTTTTGCTATAAATAAAATTGACAAACCAACTTCTAACCCAGAGAAAATTAAAGAACAACTTTCTCAAATGAATTTACTGGTTGAAGATTGGGGTGGTAAAATACAATCGCACGATATTTCAGCAAAAACCGGTTTAGGTGTAGATGATTTACTTGAAAAAGTAATTTTAGAAGCAGAAATGTTAGATTTAAAAGCGAATCCAAATAAAAATGCTGTTGGTACTGTAGTTGAAGCTTTATTAGACAAAGGTCGTGGATATGTTTCAACAATATTAGTACAAGAAGGTACTTTAAAAATTGGAGACTTTATGTTAGCTGGTAAACATAGTGGTAAAATTAAAGCTATGTTTGACGAACGTGGAAAAAATATGAAGAGCGCAGGACCTTCAACGCCAGTATCTATATTAGGTTTAGATGGTGCACCACAAGCAGGTGATAGATTTCATATATTTGAAGACGAAAAAGAAGCAAAACAACTTGCTACAAAACGTTCTCAGTTACAACGTGAACAATCTGTTAGAACACAGCGTCATATTACATTAGACGAAATTGGACGAAGAATTGCATTAGGAGAGTTTAAAGAATTAAACATTATATTAAAAGGTGATGTTGACGGTTCTGTAGAAGCTTTAACTGATTCATTCCAAAAATTATCAACTGATGAAATTCAAGTAAACATTATCCATAAAGGTGTTGGTGCAATTACAGAATCTGACGTACTATTAGCTTCTGCTTCCGATGCAATTATTGTTGGATTTAATGTAAGACCTTCCGGAAACGCAAGATTATTAGCCGACAATGAAGAAATTGATGTAAGAACATACTCTATTATTTACGATGCAATTAACGATCTTCGTGATGCAATGGAAGGAATGCTTTCTGCTGAAATAAAAGAAGAAGTTACTGGTAATGTTGAAATTAGAGAAGTTTATAAAATTTCTAAAGTAGGAAATATTGCTGGTTGTATGGTAACTAGTGGAAAAATATTTAGAAACTCTAAAATTAGAATTATTAGAGACAGTGTAGTAATTCATTCAGGTGAATTAAGTTCTTTAAAACGTTTTAAAGATGATGCCAAAGAAGTTGCTAAAGGATATGATTGTGGTATTCAAATAAAGAACTATAATAATATTGAAATTGGAGATGTTATTGAAGCTTACCAAGAAGTTGAAGTTAAAAAGAAACTAAAAAGAAACTAG
- a CDS encoding 3-phosphoshikimate 1-carboxyvinyltransferase: protein MELLKIDKLNNIVFEDIQITGSKSETNRLLVLQQFYPNLNIENISNSDDSKLMQKALASSSNEINIGHAGTAMRFLTSYFSVKENSEIVLTGSHRMRNRPIKILVDALTSLGAKIEYVEKEGYPPLKITGKKITKSFVEIDGNVSSQYITSLLLIAPTLKNGLQLKFKGEITSVPYIKMTLALLAELGVELSWDDDSITIKPKSSISPKTIVVESDWSSASYYYSLCALNPNSKIALSSYKKNSLQGDSVLTEIYKNFGVETIFEGNSIILSNQQQEIKNKKPLNLNLIGAPDIAQTIAVTCFGLGLECFLTGLHTLKIKETDRLVALKVEIEKLGGEVVITNETLHLKPATKYNENIAVATYNDHRMAMAFAPLALKVPLQIEDPNVVSKSYPTFWDDFKKCTL from the coding sequence ATGGAATTGTTGAAAATTGATAAACTAAATAATATTGTTTTCGAAGATATTCAAATTACAGGGTCTAAAAGCGAAACCAATAGATTACTGGTTTTACAACAATTTTATCCAAATTTAAACATCGAAAACATTTCAAACTCAGACGATTCTAAACTAATGCAAAAAGCATTAGCCAGCTCTTCAAACGAAATTAATATTGGACACGCAGGTACTGCTATGCGATTTTTAACATCGTATTTTTCGGTAAAAGAAAATTCTGAAATAGTGCTAACAGGTTCGCATAGAATGAGAAACAGGCCTATTAAAATTTTAGTAGATGCATTAACTTCTTTGGGGGCAAAAATAGAGTACGTAGAAAAAGAAGGTTATCCGCCATTAAAAATTACTGGGAAAAAAATAACTAAAAGTTTTGTTGAAATTGATGGAAATGTTAGCAGTCAATATATAACATCCTTACTTTTAATAGCTCCAACTTTAAAAAATGGATTACAATTAAAATTTAAAGGAGAAATAACTTCGGTTCCATATATTAAAATGACATTAGCGTTGTTGGCTGAATTGGGAGTTGAACTATCTTGGGATGATGATTCCATAACTATTAAACCTAAATCAAGTATTTCACCAAAAACAATAGTTGTTGAGTCAGATTGGAGTTCGGCTTCTTATTATTATAGTTTATGTGCTTTAAATCCTAATTCTAAAATAGCATTATCTTCATATAAAAAAAATAGTCTCCAAGGCGATTCTGTTTTAACTGAAATTTATAAAAATTTTGGAGTTGAAACTATTTTTGAAGGAAATTCTATAATTCTTTCTAATCAACAGCAAGAAATTAAAAATAAAAAACCACTAAATTTAAATTTAATAGGAGCTCCAGATATTGCACAAACAATAGCAGTTACTTGTTTTGGTTTAGGGTTAGAATGTTTTTTAACAGGACTTCATACATTAAAAATTAAAGAAACCGATAGGTTGGTAGCTTTAAAAGTTGAGATTGAAAAATTAGGAGGGGAAGTAGTAATAACAAATGAAACTTTACATTTAAAACCAGCTACTAAGTATAATGAAAATATTGCAGTAGCTACTTACAATGATCATAGAATGGCTATGGCTTTTGCACCTTTAGCGTTAAAGGTTCCGCTTCAAATTGAAGACCCAAATGTGGTGTCAAAATCGTATCCAACTTTTTGGGACGATTTTAAAAAGTGCACTTTATAA
- the queA gene encoding tRNA preQ1(34) S-adenosylmethionine ribosyltransferase-isomerase QueA: protein MKLSHFKFELPENLLAEYPAEHRDESRLMVLNRKEKTIEHKQFKDLINYFDEGDLMILNNTKVFPARMYGEKEKTGARIEVFLLRELNAESRLWDVLVDPARKIRIGNKLFFGDDESLVAEVIDNTTSRGRTLRFLYDGSYEEFRKKLEELGETPLPKFIKREVTPEDEERYQTIYAKHEGAVAAPTAGLHFSKHLMKRLEIKGIDFAEITLHVGLGTFSPVEVEDLSKHKMDSEQAIVSDETVAIVNKAIDSKRRVCAVGTTVMRAIESSVSSNSRLNAFNGWTNKFIFPPYDFSIANCMITNFHTPKSTLMMQAAAFAGYDFLMEAYEEAVKEGYKFYSYGDAMLII from the coding sequence ATGAAATTATCACATTTTAAATTTGAATTACCAGAAAATTTATTAGCTGAATACCCTGCAGAACATAGAGATGAATCGCGTTTAATGGTGTTAAATAGAAAAGAAAAAACTATTGAGCATAAACAATTTAAAGATTTAATCAATTATTTTGATGAAGGAGATTTAATGATTTTAAATAATACCAAGGTTTTTCCAGCTCGTATGTATGGTGAAAAAGAAAAAACTGGTGCAAGAATTGAAGTGTTTTTATTAAGAGAATTAAATGCCGAAAGTAGATTGTGGGATGTTTTAGTTGACCCAGCTAGAAAAATAAGAATTGGAAACAAATTATTTTTTGGAGATGATGAAAGTTTAGTTGCCGAAGTTATTGATAATACAACCTCTAGAGGAAGAACTTTACGCTTTTTATATGATGGTTCTTACGAAGAATTTAGAAAAAAATTAGAAGAATTAGGAGAAACTCCATTGCCAAAATTTATTAAAAGAGAAGTAACTCCAGAAGATGAAGAGCGTTACCAAACTATTTATGCAAAACACGAAGGTGCAGTTGCTGCTCCAACAGCAGGTTTACACTTTTCAAAACATTTAATGAAAAGATTAGAAATTAAAGGTATAGATTTTGCTGAAATCACATTACACGTTGGTTTGGGAACTTTTAGTCCTGTAGAAGTTGAAGATTTATCAAAACATAAAATGGACTCTGAACAAGCAATAGTTTCTGATGAAACAGTAGCTATTGTAAATAAAGCAATTGATTCTAAAAGAAGAGTTTGTGCAGTCGGTACAACTGTTATGAGAGCAATTGAAAGTTCTGTATCTTCAAATAGTCGCTTAAATGCGTTTAATGGATGGACTAATAAATTTATTTTTCCTCCATACGATTTTAGTATAGCAAATTGTATGATTACAAATTTCCATACTCCAAAATCTACATTAATGATGCAAGCTGCAGCTTTTGCTGGGTATGATTTTTTAATGGAAGCTTATGAAGAAGCAGTAAAAGAAGGTTATAAATTTTATTCGTATGGAGATGCGATGTTAATTATATAA
- a CDS encoding universal stress protein: MKSILVPVDFSKQAQYAAKVAASIAKQTNSKIFLLHMLELPSGVIDPTSFGMTNNAPTALLFLKRAHEKFEEFKKLPFLDGLEVEDSVHFHKAYEGILSESKKQQVDLIVMGSQGASGLEEILIGSNTEKVVRNSKIPVLVVKNDIDDFKIKNIVFASNFKVEYRSAFQRILDFTLLFNAQLHLLKINTIHNFETTKDSSEAIKNFIDGFDLGDDFSLNIYNDISVESGVLNFSKLIEADAIVLNTHGRKGLAYLFNGSIGEDLANHANLPVVTFKL; this comes from the coding sequence ATGAAGAGTATTTTAGTTCCAGTTGATTTTTCGAAACAAGCACAATATGCTGCTAAAGTTGCAGCTTCAATAGCTAAACAAACAAATTCTAAGATTTTTTTATTACACATGTTAGAACTGCCTTCAGGTGTTATTGATCCTACAAGTTTTGGTATGACAAATAACGCACCAACTGCATTGTTGTTTTTAAAAAGAGCTCATGAAAAATTTGAAGAGTTTAAAAAGTTGCCTTTTTTAGATGGTTTAGAAGTTGAAGATTCTGTGCATTTTCATAAAGCTTATGAAGGTATTTTAAGCGAAAGTAAAAAACAACAGGTTGATTTAATTGTAATGGGGTCTCAAGGAGCTTCCGGTCTTGAAGAAATTTTAATTGGTTCAAATACAGAGAAAGTTGTTAGAAATTCTAAAATTCCAGTTTTAGTTGTAAAAAATGATATTGATGATTTTAAAATTAAAAATATTGTTTTTGCTTCTAATTTTAAGGTAGAATATAGATCCGCTTTTCAAAGAATATTAGATTTTACACTGTTATTTAATGCTCAATTGCACTTATTAAAAATTAATACAATTCATAATTTTGAAACAACAAAAGATTCTAGTGAAGCAATAAAGAATTTTATTGATGGTTTTGATTTGGGAGACGATTTTTCACTAAATATTTATAACGATATTTCTGTAGAATCTGGCGTACTTAATTTTTCAAAATTAATTGAAGCAGACGCTATTGTGCTAAACACACACGGACGAAAAGGTTTGGCATACTTATTTAATGGAAGTATTGGCGAAGATTTAGCAAACCACGCCAATTTACCAGTAGTTACATTTAAATTGTAA